Part of the Candidatus Zixiibacteriota bacterium genome, CTCGATCGGGGTCGCTTATACTTACACCGAGCCGTTTATTTGGTTTGAATATATCAGGGAGTCGGGACGTCTTATAAAGAAAGCCGGGCTGAAAAATGTCCTGGTGAGCAACGGGTATATCAACCCGGAGCCGTTGGAGGAGATTCTCCCGCTTATCGATGCCGCCAATATCGATCTGAAAGGGATGAAAGAAGAATTTTATAAGAAGGTTTGCAAGGGAAGACTGGAACCGGTCTTAAACAATATCGGGAGATTCTTTGATGCCGGAGTTCACCTGGAAATCACTAACCTGGTCATACCCGGAATGAATGATTCGGACACCGACTTTGGCGCTCTGACCGACTTTGTCGCCGGAATTTCGCCGCGAATCCCGCTGCATTTTTCGGCCTATTATCCCGCATTCAAAATGCGCCTCCCGGCCACTCCGATTCAGAGCCTTCTCCGCGCCCATACAATAGCCTCCCGGAAACTCAACTATGTTTATCTGGGCAATGTCAACCTGCCCGATATGTCGGACACTTTTTGCCCCAAGTGCCGCGCCCGGCTAATTCGACGGCGCGGCTATAAAATAGAAGTGACCGGTTTGGAAAATGGCCAATGCACAGGTTGCGGCTTTGAAATCGGTATCAGGTGAATTATCCCTTTCTCCGCCTCCGGTTGCAGTTGGACGCCCCTCCCGCCGATAAATATATAGATAGGTTGTGAAATACATATTTAGCGCCAGGAAGGAAATTGTCGGACGGGAAATCCGGGAAAGATTGTCTTTCCATACTGAACGGCGTATATTTGCCATGAAAATGAAATTGCCGGCGCTTAGATCAAATATCCTGTGCGGTATATTGCTGGTTCTATCGCTTCTGGCTATGCCGACAGTTACTCAGGCGCAGTTCTATTTCGGCAAGAACAAAGTGCAGTACACCAGCTTCGACTGGCAGGTTATGGAAACCGAGCACTTCCGGATATTCTTCTATATAGAAGAAGAAGGAGTGGCTCGGATTGCCGCCCGGATTGCCGAGGATGCCTACCGCCAGCTGGCCGCTCGTTTCCGTCACGAAATTTACACCCCCATTCCCCTCATTATATATAGTTCGCCCAATTATTTTTCCCAGACCAATGTGACACCCACCCTTATTCCGGAATCGGTGGGCGGATTCACTGAGTTTCTGAAAGGGCGTGTTGTCGTTCCTTTCCACGGCTCTTATTACGATTTTGCCCACGTCGTCAGACATGAACTGGTGCACGTTTTCACCATTTCCAAGCTGGAATCGGTCATGTCGCGGCAGCGGTACTTCCGCATGGCGCCGCCACCGCTCTGGTTTATCGAGGGGATTGCCGAGTACTGGTCAACCGATTGGGATACCGAAGCCGATATGATTCTGAAAGATATGGTTATCTCCGGCCGCCTCTACCCGATTTCCCGTTTGTACGAAATCTCCGGAAGTTATTTCATGTATAAACTGGGGCAGTCCATCTGCCAGTTCATCAATGACCGCTATGGTTCTGAAAAACTGATTATGATTTTTGAGAACTGGTGGAAGGGAGGCGATCTCGATGAAATCATGAAGTACACCGTAGGACATTCGCTGGATGAGATATCGAAGGAATGGGAGTATCATCTCAAGAAAACATATTTCCCGCAGATCGCCGACCGCGGCCTGGCGCCGCAGGAAGCCAGTCAGTTGACCCGGAGTGGTTACGCCGTTAAAGGAGTTCCCGTTCGTCTCCATAACGGCCGCGATTCGGGCGAATGGATTATCTTCAAAGCCAATCGCCTCGGTTATTCGGGGCTATATATGATGCCTCCGGCCGGTGACGAGAAAAAACTGCGCACCCTCCTCAAGGGTGAAAGGTCGGCCGGCTTTGAATCTCTCCACCTTCTCCAGAGCGGCATTGATGCCAATGATTCCGGTCGAATTGTCTTCTCCTCCAAATCGGCCGAGCATGATGTTCTTTATCTGTATGACCTGTACACGAAAAAAGTGATAAATAAATTCGAGTTTCCCGGAATGGCGGCCATTATTTCGCCCCGTTTTTCCCCCGACAGTCGCTATGCGGTTTTCAGTGGAGCGGATAAGTCGGGACAAACTGATATCTATTTGATCGGGCTTGAAAATGGCCTTCTCACCAAACTGACAAATGACATTTATTATGATACTGATCCTGTTTTCTCCAGAGGCGGCGATACAATCATATTTTCCTCCGACCGCTGCCTCGACGGCGAAACCGGCGCCTTGAATCTTTATAAAATTCCCGTCTCAGGCGGTACCCCGGCCCAGTTGACTTTCGGAAAATGGCGCGATATCAATCCCGATGCCGCCTCGGGCGGTACCTATTTCTCTTCTGATCGAGACGGCGCTTTTAATATTTACCGCCTTAATCCCGATGGCACTTCCAACAAGCTCACTACTCTCATGAATGGCGCCTACGACCCCCGGCTCACCCCTGACGGAAAAAACATTGTCTTCACCGGCTATCAGGATTTCGGTTTTCAAATCTATCGTACAGGCATCAATGACAGCATCATCCTGCCCGGGGAAAAAACATCTTCGGGCGCTACTTTCTGGAAACCCGGCCTGCTGGACCAGAAGTACGTCAAATCCTCGGTGAAATACCGCACCGACTACTCCTTTGATATTGCTCAATCGGCCGTTTCGTATGATCCGGTCTATGGCTCGCTGGGGGGACTGCAGGTGGCCCTTTCCGACATGCTTGGCAATAATGCTTTCTATTTCCTTTTAACCAACA contains:
- the amrS gene encoding AmmeMemoRadiSam system radical SAM enzyme, whose amino-acid sequence is MIIEASYYEKLEANKVRCLLCPARCLLSDGKVGICGSRFNREGELVTDNFGELVSACYDPIEKKPLYHFHPGAVIFSTGANGCNFACENCQNWEISQTRVATQNVSPTELVKLAERNGSIGVAYTYTEPFIWFEYIRESGRLIKKAGLKNVLVSNGYINPEPLEEILPLIDAANIDLKGMKEEFYKKVCKGRLEPVLNNIGRFFDAGVHLEITNLVIPGMNDSDTDFGALTDFVAGISPRIPLHFSAYYPAFKMRLPATPIQSLLRAHTIASRKLNYVYLGNVNLPDMSDTFCPKCRARLIRRRGYKIEVTGLENGQCTGCGFEIGIR